In Glycine max cultivar Williams 82 chromosome 10, Glycine_max_v4.0, whole genome shotgun sequence, the DNA window TAGTGCAACATTAACGAAGGTGATAATTAAGACACGGCGAGAGAAAGCATTGTGATAGTGACAGAAAAATTTACTGCCAAAGTGTGCTATAAAAGGATAAGGATCTGCATTATTACTATTTTGGGGTCGGGCTGCATCTCCATGATTTTAATTAATCCAAAAGTTCTTGAACATTGGAAACGACTAAAAATTGAGTGCACTTTCCCCTTCTTTAGATGGAGAAAGATCATTGAAGCAatcgaagaagatgaagaacagGGATACGAATTAATTACGATAAAGCCATTTAGCATCTTTAAACATTCTCTCATTTATGTAATATACAGTCAGTTGGTGAATAAACCGAGTCAACTGAGTCTATGTTTATCAACTTTTCCTGCGGccgttctttttcttttcttttgccaTTAAACTGAGTCTATGTTCATCAACTTTTCCTGCAGccgttctttttcttttcttttcccatTATGTTTCTTTGCAATATAGTTTAATTTCTTTAcaagtttttctttgaaaatagtTAAAGAATATTATATACTCATCAAAgtgtttaagaaattaataaattatggtATGGGTGCataaatattatgataaaaatatactactaataaaactattttaatatatttttttattttcagttgaatattcaagattcaaatacatttattaaaattcttctttcttttcttttctgcaGGTAAGATATATGGGCCTGCAATGCTGTCTTTCTCGTGCCGTCTCAGTATTTAGCAGCATAACATGCAACTTTTTTAGTGTAGTTCAGGCCCTATATATCACCAAGATCCACAGCACATTAatgcttctctctctctctctctctctctctgatccCGAGAGGCATTAAAGTCTGAAGAGTACTACATTAGACTGACTAGGATCATTACATgggtagaaataaataaagGCCATTGAGAGATGTAAAGAAATCAATATGTATAATGTGAgttgatatacaaatattttttgaaacggaggaatatattatatatatacatactccTATATATATGCTAGCTTTCTGTTAAAGCCACATATAAAATATAGAGAATGCGTGTGATAACTATGAAGAAACGATGTTTGGATTCTCTGTTGAAAAAGGAATGTGGTATATAACGAAGGTAGTTTTACTGGGGATCAGTGTTTCagcatcaaagaaaaaaaaatgatctctCGTACTGTCTTTTATCAGTGTGTGAATATCTTTTGTCAAAGACTATAGATATAGATTATGAGTATAGTAATTTGATAATGTCTTTTATCAGTGTACGTTTGTTTGTGCAAAAACAAAAGTACTCAGATGAAAAAGTAGGGGGACCCGGAGAGACTCAGTGACTTGTGAGCCAAAGCCTGTATGTATAGTGTACGACTTGctatttttccttttccattcttgtttgtgttttgggGGTTTAATATGTTCCTTACAACAGTAATGCCTTGTtttctaaagtttttttaattaaattaaattattagattTATATGTCATTAATTCTTCGATCGTGTGAGTAGCTAGAAgtaaaatttagattttagatATAAAACCAATTAATATATGACTTTCAATTATTGACCTGAGATGTCAATTTATAGGCATATCATAactcaatttgaattttaactGGCATGGATAATCTATATTCCAACAGTGACGGGTGGTAGGCGTAGCAATGATAGCAGTGGACTTAGTAGTGAACTCAATAGATGTGAGATGCATGGCTACACTATAGTCACAGTAATGGTAATGGtgataaaaaattctttatagAAAAGTAGTTAGATgaaaaaataagacaaatttgAGTGACTTTACTAAGAATTAGAAACAGCTCAAGCTGAGTTGGAGTTATGATTCTAATTTCAAATggattaacaaaattaacaaagctatgaattaaaatttaaggaaCAATCCTAATTCAAGCTCAATTTTGTGTTAATAAATAGAAAGATAAATATTGGTGTGCAAGTGTGTATAAGAAGTCTTCAATTAGATAAAAATGAGTATgctaaaatatataatcaacctaatgttttagaattttaaactagatgagatattaaatttatttgtatggTTGATTTGTGATCCAGTGACATCCCTCTAATCCCTCCAATTTTTACTCCTTGTATTTCCTAACAATAAAACTTATTCACACACAACACAAACTAgtttgttttgtaaaaaaaagtcgGGTTGGATAATTGAGAGGAAAATAATAGCTCACAActtatttaaagttttaatcAAATTTCAATGGATCATGAACAACTATGTAAGTAAATCTGACACCACATTTTAATCCAAAACATTAAGATTCAAGTTGATGGGTTTTTTCCTCATATATATGGTGTtcaattttttcacttttactcTATATGAGACTTCATCTCACACTTATATTCTAACAATCTTTCCTAAATGCGAGTCTCTTTCACATGATAATCTTCTCCTCGAGTGAAAGTCATTATCATTCACGAGTATTCTATATTAACTATTAGAGTCTACATCTTCTGGGTACTTGCATCACCGCTCCAGCGGGACACGCCACCTGAATCTACCTCTTGGAAAGTATGAAAATTTACTCTTTTTGATGATCGTGCTGTTTTCATAAACTTAATCTTGTCTAATTTGCcaatttatcttctattttcataaccTAATTAATTGCCTTTTGGCAAAAGATTTAGAATCTAGATATAATTTTAGAGTGAAGGTGGAGATATATATCTTGGAAGGACTACCTCTAAATGGCGCTATCTCTCAATATTAGTTTGCAGCTGaagtaaaaaatgaatattcGTAGGAGATggaatcaatatattttttggtatgATGGTTAAGTGAGTTTTTCATCGACCTTTATCTTATCTAAAAGTACAAAAGTGGTTGTAAACTTGTAATATCAAATGTGGGGGGTTATTCGAATTTTCGAACCATGGATCCTAGACATGGAATCATCGTCGGCAGAGGATTTTTTTCATAGCTGGCAGAGGAATTCAATTGTACGGGAATAGGAACAACTACATTATTCCATGGAGCTATTATATTCAACTATTCTGCATATGAATCAAAGTTGCTCATGAAATGAAAGttgcatttcttttttttagtttcatataTACGCGCGATTGGCTCTAATTAGAATGGACTAAATTAAATAATCCCAATTCTATATATAGTTGAGTTGAAtgtgtttagtgtgtgtttattttcaaggtgaaaaacattataattgattatatctTACGTTAAATGCGATGTTGTCTTTAAACTCTGGCTTAACTAGAAGTGGTAAAAAGGGGTTTTGTATTAAGTTGAAAATTTACactaaattttacaaatttggtTGCAaggtgaaaattgaaattttttatttaaaagtcaATTTTGTAATCACTCACTCAAATACACACTTGAAAGTCAGGACAAAATTATTTCGAATAAGATTTTTGCCATTGCCTAGAAACTTTTGCACGTGAGGTTGCCAGCTTAATTGGCATTGAGACACCATGTTGTGGTCTTTATGGATGATAACTTGAGCTGTATTTTTTGTTAAGATCAATGTGAATCTTTAGGTTCCCCTTTTCCACAAAGAAAGTTCTCAAATACTACTGTTCAGTGTGTATGTTATAGGAAGTTGgaatttaatattgttttgCCACATAATAGAGCTCTAGTCATTTTATGCAACACAAGCGAGGGGTTCAAGGTTGGAAAGTAAATGGGTCCATTGTGGAGAATTAATATTTTGGTTTATTCTTGTTTGGTCACTGTGATTGATGAGATGAGGCAGTACTTACAGTAATTTGATTAATTGCATATATTGAAAGAATACAGCTCTTAATAACCAAATTTTCCTATTGTATCATTTACCATGTGTTAAATAGTGTTGTagttctttttcaaaaaattccAAGGTGTACTGTTAAACTAATTACTTGTATATAGATTGGactattcttatatatattcctttagaaaagaaaaaaaatgtttgtagaAGAAACTAATCTGCACAGAATTTGTGCTGTAGTAGACTATGAGAGTAGCACTAGTCTTTCTCTTATGAGGTTGACCCACGAAGGGAAGTAGCTAGTGTACTAGGGAAACTAAAAGCAATGTCTAGCTATAAAACATTTGAGATGTCAATCACTGCTCTTACTTACCGTTGATGTATCTCTTGTTCTCATAAAGGTGAATGTAAAATATGGGGAATGGGCCCAAGCTGTAGCTCCACTAATTAACAAAGTAACATATATCTGAGTTGAATGCCAAGTGGTGGCGCGACATCTTGCATGGATCGATACTCTTTGGCGGAACCAACATACCTAGCTTATCAAATATCAATGAATCTCATCTCAAGATCGATCCATCACATGGTGATGGTAGTAACATATTAGGTCTTGCTAGCTCCTCTCAAATATTTGTCCGTATCTTTTTGTCCTTTAGCTCATAAGTACCTAGCTAGCTAATTAACATAGCTATTATGTTATCCACCACATCCTTCAggttttttcacttttaagcACACCTGACCTGGAACCCTAATATCTGCCCCCACATACATGCATCATGCATGTCCATGGCTTGCCCAAAAATGGATTTGGTCTATAATTCAAGCCTATGCTTCTTAGGCCGCCTGAAATGTCTCAGTAATCTTTGGGTTCTATCTAATCACCTCAGCTATACCTATAAATAATAGAGCCACCTCAGTGTAGGCATATAAGGTTAGCTAGCTAAGCTACTATATATGCTACTCCtctaatttcaatttgaattaattaatacatGGAGAAACAAGACTATAAACAGGTTTCTAATTATTTGTGAGGTTGAAAACTCAAACCTCAATTATCTGGTCAAGTATGGAAACTCAGTGTGATCATTACTTTTGGATCAGACAGAAGTAACTAGTCTGACTACAGTACAGAAGCGATTACAGTTTTGCTTTAATTTGATTCAAGTCAAATAAACCCGCATAGacaaaaatttatcaataaCGATAATTTAGTTTATAAGTATTCGTTTAAAAGACTCAGctatgtttttatgtcttttaccTGATTTAGAAATCAGATAAATATGCTTTTTTTATCCGTACATAAATATGCTTTTTTCACGTTAAAtataacaattatttaattaaataaagccTTCTAATTTCTTCGTGAACCTAGCTAGACCCCGCCACCAGGATGGTCCTACATGTATATTATGGGGGCACGTGCCCTTTAATATTCtctgttttatatattattagcatattaagttattatttgaattatattttttttgcaactTTATTcgcacaacttttttttttaattctataaaatattatgaCTCCAAAATGACTCAAATTTTTGGATCCATTGCACCCAAAATCTCAAGTGTTAAAAAGCAAGATATGAGGTACATAGTACATCCCACCTTGTTGAACATTACCAcgtttgatcattttttttttacagttgtAAGGAGTTAAATTATTTGTGATTCATTCTAAGTTGTTGACTCATTCaatgtttgattatttaaacttgttttttaaagcaaacaaaattgattaaaatatatgtcCAACTATTTCGACATATATATACTTCTCTTGTCAACCAACATCAAGATCACAATTATTGAACTATATATGCTGGTCCGTAGGTCTTCTGATActatttcactttattttcctAACATGCATTTGTTAAGTATTGAattaatatacaaaaatttgtttaaatagaaattcaacaaataaaatataattaagtcatGTAATTAACTAAATGagttaaattcaattttgtaGTATCTTTTTTCAGTTTTACCGGGCCAAAatgtaaattcaaatttaagtcTTTTGATAAATAAACCAAATTTAAACAACctttttttcataaatcaaTCCTAATTAAATTCTAAGTACTCATATTCGTTTATGTTCTACCACTGAACTTGTAGATCTATTgacatgttttaatttaattaatattatgtttaagTTGAAGTTTTGAATATGTAATTGTATTacatatttaagtaaaaaaagttattgcccataacaattttattaccagtctcaaacataattacattatttaaagaatatgcatatattctgataaaaaaaaaaatcatttgcgTACATTTCTATCCTGTATAGCAATTGTTCTTACAGCCATTTACTACCACCAcgttcttcaatcttcatctTTAATTTCTGATGTCACTACTTGCCATCAACAACATGCCACTGAATTCGTGCCGCATCAGCCAATGTTGCTATTGCCATTGGATATTTGGATGTACCATAAACACTATCAACACTGCCATATATAAGTCACTAACCATCACCCTTCCTTTTCATACAAACCATTTTCACCATGcctagaaaaaaataaacttcacTTATAAACGGTTTAACATATTATCCTTTGTTGAGTGAAGGAATATTTAATTCTCCTTGAGTGAAAAAACGAACTAAAATATATAGCAcgaactaatatatatatatataggacaaGAAGCCagaaaaacactttttcttttaaaataatttttaagaggataatttttcttataattatatcCTCAATTACTGTGCGTAAAGGGAGTACGTACAACCTATAtacaaagaaaaacatattcaTTTCCAACAAGTATTGAAAACAAGAGAAAATATCATGCTAATAATAATGTGGTTACATTATTTACACGTGTTTTACTGTTTCAAGAACGATCATGAGCTACTTAAGGCTGTGTATATATTTCTCTTAGCTGCTGCATTTGGTAGAAGCTCTCGGAGCTGACAGCAAGAGTGTTTTTATTCCTTAGATAGTAGTTTTGTTTGGTATGCtccaaacaaattaaatatagcTGCATTCACTGTCTGCTGCAATAAATAATCTCtgtattctaaaattatttacaatatcGTGGAAATAGCTAGTGAGGGAGGATAAAGCTTTTCTTTAAGAAGAAATTAGATATTTTGCAGGTTTGATTGTTTGAATATCCTATTCAGGGAGCATTAATTCAGCTAGATAGTTTTTTCGTAAGAGGACTCCAAAACTTCTCTGCGTCATTACCCTAATTGTGCTAGCATAGTGTGACACTGAGACCATAAAACATTTCAAGAAATTAGTAGATCCCAATTTTGGTTTGGATAGAAAGAGTGAGAGCGATCGAGAGTGACGGGGGGCTTTAGGGAATTTGAAATGGTAAATTAAACACAAAAACAGACATGCACACATAAatagatatatataaataaaatagtaatagtAGTATGTTGAAAGAAGCAAATTAGAAGGAAAATGGTTGTAATTTGGCATGCAAAGCAAAAGGAGTTTGGAAAGTTTCAGTTCATATCTAACTGGTTGTCCAAGATAGGTAGCTACCAATACAAAAGGCGATGTTGAGAAGAAATCCCACCCATAACTCCAAGCCAAAGTAGCTGAGCGTGTCCATGAGCTCAAAAGCTGTTCCTGGTTACTGTAGATAAACCAAAAACCACCTCTCACGCACACTCTCTCTCTTCATCCTAGCCTTAGCTATACCCTCCTCTCCATGACCCCATGTGTCAGCTTGTTATGTCTCTCTCTCTGGATTGCGTGTCTTTATGATGATACCacataaaataacataacacaAAACGCAAACCAAAAACACTCAAACAAAAGAATCTCTCATCTCATCTCATCTCATTAGAAACCATCATGAAACCGATTGATCGCTGAGGGAGGATCCAAACGATGCTGTGCTCCTCCTGAATAGCTCCTTCCCCAACTCAACCCTTCCTCCTGCACTGCTGACCCCTCCTTACCACCACCAGCGAATCCACCAGCTTGCCCCACCGGGGCACCAATGTACGTGTAACTACTCGTGCTCTCTCCTCCAACATAGTGTCCGTGGCTCCCACCACTCATCACGTGGCCCACATAGTAATCGTTCACAGCATGCTGGTGGGGGAAGTGTGATGACCCAAATGACACTGGCCTCGAAGGTGATGCGTATAGGTGTGATTGTTGcggtggcggcggcggcggcggcggtggTGGCATGTGAGTTGAGGATGAACCTGAGAAGTATCTCGGGAATCTTAGAGGCACTGTTGGGTCTCCTGATGGGTGATAACCCCCCGTTCCTATTGGCTGGCAGCATCTGAATATTATCACAGTCAATTGTATCAAACAGTGTCATGCTGCGCACCCTAATATTATGCGTTAACTTGAAAAAACAACGTTAACAAATGCTAAAGAACCTAGAGAAAAACAAGTATTTAAGAAAGAACTGGGAATGATAGTGTAATATTAGGgtggaacaacaacaacaaattggAAGAGAATAGCTGCATGGAAGTAATGGGTGCATACCCTAAGTGAGGGGCACCTTGTGGAGCAATGATATGATCGCTACGAAATACCAGTTGACGAGCCTGGTTCAGCGTCTCCGTTTCCCTCTCTgctcaaaacaaaataataaaagcaaagcaaaaagaaagaaagaattaaaaaaagaaaaaaagaaaaacagctGAAGGGACCCTCTGGATCGAATTTCAGCTAACTCAACTTTTTTTGATTGAAATGACAACCCTTCATGGCCAAATCATTAACGGGCAGTGAAGATTTGGTTCTTGTGAGagtaaagaggaagaaaaacgAAAAGATATAATAGGTGGTATATACTAGCCTTGGCGGTGGCGGTTCATGTGTCCCCCAAGAGCCTGAGACTTGCAGAACTTGAGGGAACAAAATCTACACTCGTAGACCTTCCCACACTCGTCTTTTCCATCCTTCCCGCCGCTTTTCTTTTTCCTGCAACCTGCAACCATAACCATCCAATTACAGCAACTTCCATGACACCACCTTCTTTCCCTTTCACGCCTCATTCTCGATTACCCAAATCCCTcaaatcaattcaattcattttaattaattaactaatcgCTCGCCCCAACAattacttttctttattttaagttCTATCACCTAACTACTTttatgcttcttcttttttttccttttcttttatcttttaagagaagaagaggaaaaaaagaaaaaggagagaaggaaaCGTATACAAGGACAAaaccaaaagaataaaaaaagaagtgtgGTGAACACTGTTTCATGGTCAAGGAATATACCACAGAGGTAAGTAACAAACCACGGCAGTGTTCAACTTTGTTTCCTGTGAAAAGTGAAAGGCTTCCCATGGTGTGTGTTTGTGAAATAGAATTCggaatatataaagaaaaaaagtattccTTTGATATTCTAGCGtgcttctatatatatatatagatagatagatagatatgaTCATGAAGTTTACCGGGTGAAGAGGTATGGTCTTCGAGGACTTGTTTGCCATCCCTAGAGTACTCATCGGGCAAATTGTTAAGATCTAATGGGTTTCGTTCTGGTCTCCTGTAAAGGAACGACAAAGtcataagagagagaaaaagatagaGAGAAAGTTAAAAGGGCTTAGAGttagagaaggagaaagaggagGATGAGAAGAAGGGTGTGAAGGTGTAGTAGTGGGGGAAGACCTACATGGTACCgacagagagagagacagaaagagagaaagaaaagaaaaatgatgcgAGGCAAATACTCTTTCTTTCAGATGGGGGAGGGGGGTGGGGATAAAACTACAGTTTTCTACAAAATTTGTGAGACTTTCAGTTTGAGACTGCAATATAGAGGCTAGTTGAGTGATGGTAGAAGATAAAGAGCTTTGAAAGTTCCCTATCGGTTCCTCtgccactctctctctctctctcttatctcCCCCCACACCAAAAATTGAATGAACAATGGGACAGTGGGTCTCGTGACTTTAAAAAGAGAGCGTGAGTGTGGTAGTGGAAGTGGGGGGCTTAACTTAATCAGTTTTTTTGCAAATTGCTAGCTAGCTTCGTCTGGTTTGGTTGAGACTTGGGAAATGACAGACAGAATTATAAAGTGCAAAGATATGTGATTCTGAAACATGTTgcttttgtattaattattcctaatatatacagaaattatattaatttaataaatatataaataagagataaaaagaaatgtGCGATAAAGTGAATTATATGATGAAGGTAGAAAAAAATGAGCATTATACtggttattatataattttattaataaatatgatcTTGCATAATTATATGATATACTTCTGCATctagttttcttgttttttgttgttttgcccTAGCTAGAGCTATCAACAAATTAAAGGgtcaaaaaatattcaaataatatcagtcaaatgcattgagaaaaaaaaaattaatattccaAATGAAAATCTTTACCAACAAAGGATGGAAATCAAATGTACAGTACAAATCTTTGAGCATTAAAGTTTGCCCTAGGAATGAAAGATGACATTTATACCAGAAAGAAAGCAAGACAAGGAGTAGGGTACGTAGACATTTTGCGTGGTTATTGTGCTTAAAGAGGGGGGGCATGTTTGAGAACAGGTCATGTATGGTCCACAGTAGCTCAATGCCTCCTTCTGGGTGTAAAATTCTACCCAGGGGACTTAGACTTGCATCAAGGAAGGGTTGCTATCAGTATCTATCATTAGGGTTTTTAGCAATCTAAGTTGAGATAGACTCGACCCCCACTTGTTGTTTTATTCTTTGAAAGTTGCTATATCTCATAGATTACATATACATAGTCCTTTTCAATGGATGTGCATGAACTGGAGACATATATGGATTTGAATTTTCTTAATGTATGTCTCACATTCATCATTATATTCTCTGTTCGCTTTAGATGCATTTCTTTGAATCCAAACAGTACTAGCTCCATCTCTAGTGATCAGTGACTCCTTTATAAGATAGTTAACTAGTTAGCTAGGTAAAATTAATGTTGTCCAAATTAATAATATGCAGAAGCAATTAActgttttacattttaaaaaaaattaaaaaaaaaatagtggtgGGGGTTATTGATTACTACGAGTTTAAAGCTGAGagaaagtatatatacataCTAGTACAGGTAAAAAAGGCAGGTAACTTTAACGgttgaaattaataataaccTGCAgctgttttaattaattaattaacgtaAGTTCCTTTGAATCGTGTTGATTTGGAGCAGCATAAATGTGTAAATGGGAAAATGAAACAATATTTTAGAGGGCCTGATGGTTGTCCACAAGCTGATCAGTGCTTCCCCACCACACCTGAAATGGAtataaaggagaaagaagacacAACCTAATAAGAGGGCTAGCTAGGCATTAAAATCAGGTGATATATTCATGGACCACACTACTGCAGCTGGCCTTGACTAGCTGGTTGGTACTATGAAGGAAATGATATGAGACACATTCGATATTTTCAAAACCTGGACCCAAAGATTCATGCAATGACCGCGCCCCAACTATCTGAAATTTTCTTGcaagtgtgtgtgt includes these proteins:
- the LOC102664687 gene encoding zinc finger protein JAGGED isoform X2 gives rise to the protein MRPERNPLDLNNLPDEYSRDGKQVLEDHTSSPGCRKKKSGGKDGKDECGKVYECRFCSLKFCKSQALGGHMNRHRQERETETLNQARQLVFRSDHIIAPQGAPHLGCCQPIGTGGYHPSGDPTVPLRFPRYFSGSSSTHMPPPPPPPPPPQQSHLYASPSRPVSFGSSHFPHQHAVNDYYVGHVMSGGSHGHYVGGESTSSYTYIGAPVGQAGGFAGGGKEGSAVQEEGLSWGRSYSGGAQHRLDPPSAINRFHDGF
- the LOC102664687 gene encoding zinc finger protein JAGGED isoform X1 produces the protein MTLSFLYRRPERNPLDLNNLPDEYSRDGKQVLEDHTSSPGCRKKKSGGKDGKDECGKVYECRFCSLKFCKSQALGGHMNRHRQERETETLNQARQLVFRSDHIIAPQGAPHLGCCQPIGTGGYHPSGDPTVPLRFPRYFSGSSSTHMPPPPPPPPPPQQSHLYASPSRPVSFGSSHFPHQHAVNDYYVGHVMSGGSHGHYVGGESTSSYTYIGAPVGQAGGFAGGGKEGSAVQEEGLSWGRSYSGGAQHRLDPPSAINRFHDGF